The Apium graveolens cultivar Ventura chromosome 11, ASM990537v1, whole genome shotgun sequence genome has a window encoding:
- the LOC141695346 gene encoding phenolic glucoside malonyltransferase 1-like translates to MALSTHPVITTLEVCRISPPNGTVDGISLPLTYFDIMWLPFRPLSRVSFYDFPHSTAYFNQNVVPALKTSLSLVLKHFSPLAGNLVTPSNIKSDTILQVRYLNGDSVSLIIAECASENYYHLSGDQARDVDDLFLFVPQLPSGVPTDSSGEDCIAAPVLAIQVTIFPNNGISVGVTNSHVAADGSTMFNFTQAWASIARQIICGHKDDDSAKELLVSPSYLQQLPFYDRSVIKDPNNLYNIFKKAIGEHSEDLQQVYNPQASTKKVQATFVINQAEIQALKKLVSAKQPTISHVSSFTVVCSYLWTCIAKTHVATAENENEKDETMHFSCMMNCRGRFNPPISTTYFGNCIVACMATAKRTQLGGDEGLFTAAQLLGDEIHKKIHNADMWFGNMKGIGTGEFIVGIAGSPRFDYYNCVDFGWGKPKKFEFVSEPLSISRCKDSEGDLEIGVCLSHEQMLAFSSIFVNGISDLCL, encoded by the exons ATGGCTTTGTCCACCCACCCTGTGATCACCACGCTTGAAGTTTGTAGAATCTCACCACCGAATGGTACAGTGGATGGAATTTCTCTCCCCCTCACTTACTTTGACATAATGTGGCTACCATTTCGTCCCCTGAGCCGTGTTAGCTTCTATGATTTCCCCCACTCCACCGCCTACTTCAACCAAAATGTTGTTCCTGCTCTCAAAACTTCATTATCACTCGTTCTGAAACACTTCTCGCCATTGGCTGGCAATTTGGTAACTCCCTCCAATATAAAATCAGACACCATCCTCCAAGTTCGTTACCTGAATGGTGACTCTGTATCCTTAATCATTGCAGAGTGTGCTAGTGAGAATTACTACCATCTTTCAGGAGATCAGGCCCGTGATGTGGATGACTTGTTTCTCTTCGTTCCTCAACTCCCATCAGGGGTTCCTACTGATAGCTCTGGGGAAGATTGCATTGCAGCGCCAGTTTTAGCAATCCAAGTAACAATATTTCCAAACAATGGCATCAGTGTTGGAGTTACAAATTCCCATGTTGCTGCTGACGGAAGTACTATGTTTAATTTCACCCAGGCATGGGCTTCAATTGCCAGACAAATTATCTGCGGCCACAAAGATGATGATAGTGCTAAAGAATTATTAGTATCACCATCATATTTGCAGCAGCTCCCATTTTATGATAGGAGTGTAATCAAAGACCCCAACAACTTATACAATATATTTAAGAAAGCAATAGGAGAGCATAGTGAGGATTTGCAGCAAGTTTACAATCCTCAAGCTTCCACTAAGAAG GTTCAAGCCACATTCGTCATAAATCAAGCTGAAATCCAAGCGCTAAAGAAACTAGTATCAGCAAAACAACCAACAATATCACATGTATCATCATTCACAGTTGTATGTTCCTACCTCTGGACTTGCATTGCAAAAACACATGTAGCAACTGCAGAAAATGAGAATGAAAAAGACGAAACAATGCACTTCAGTTGCATGATGAACTGTCGCGGTCGTTTCAATCCTCCAATCTCTACAACTTACTTTGGTAATTGCATAGTAGCCTGCATGGCAACTGCAAAAAGGACACAATTAGGAGGAGACGAAGGCCTATTTACTGCAGCACAACTGCTCGGAGACGAGATACATAAGAAGATACACAATGCAGATATGTGGTTTGGGAACATGAAGGGGATTGGCACTGGAGAATTCATAGTTGGAATTGCAGGTTCGCCAAGGTTTGATTATTATAACTGTGTGGACTTTGGATGGGGTAAACCTAAGAAATTCGAATTTGTTTCGGAGCCATTGTCCATTTCGAGGTGTAAAGACTCAGAAGGTGATCTGGAGATTGGGGTATGTTTGTCCCACGAACAAATGCTTGCTTTCTCTTCTATATTTGTAAACGGGATCAGTGATCTCTGCTTGTAA